In the Campylobacter sputorum subsp. sputorum genome, ACCGGATATATAAAAACTTATGATGAAAAAATAAAAAAAGATATAATAGTAGAATCTAGGGATTTAAACGGAGCTCATATTGGCGATATAGTAGTAGCTAAGCTTATGAAAGGCAAGAAACTAAAAGCCAAAGTTTCTATGATTTTAAAAGCAAAAATCAAAACAAGCGTTGTGTATACAAAATCTTTTGGTGGAACAATACTTGGTGTAAATATAGCAACTATGCTCTCATCGCAGCTTAAGGCTTCTCAAAAATCACTCAAAGAATTGCCGCTTGGAACACTTTTAAAGATAGATAACATCACAAACGAGATTGTTGATGTTATAGGAAATATAAACGATCCAAGTTGTGATATGGACATATCTTTGGCACTTTATAATAAACACAAAGATTTCCCAGATATCTGCCAAACACAAGCTCTTAGCTGGGGCAATAAAGTTGATAAAAATTTTTATCAAGACAGAGTGGATCTTACTCATTTGCCATTTTGCACTATAGATCCAATTGATGCAAAAGATTTTGATGATGCAATATATTTTGATAAAATAAATAATCAAATTTACATAGCAATTGCCGATGTAAGTCATTATGTTGAGCCTTATACCCCAATAGACAAAGAGGCAAAAGAACGCGGTTTTTCCATATATTTTCCACATATTGCTATTCCGATGTTACCAAGAAGTTTAAGTGAAAATATCTGTTCTCTTAAGCCAAATGAGGATAGACTTGCGTATTGTTTTAAAATAACTTTAGATGAAAATTTAAATGCTAAAAAAGAAGAACTTTTTGAAGCTATTATAAATTCAAAAAGGCGTTATAATTATGATGAAGTTGATGAAATTTTAGAAAGTAAAAAAGCAAAAGAAAGTGAGATTTCATCGTGGCTTTTGCCACTTTTTGAAGTTACTAAAAAATTAAAAGAAAATAGATTAAAAAATGGATTTGATTTTAGAAGTAAAGATCTTAGAATGATTTTAGATGATAATTTTGCTTTAAAATCAACTCCTTTTGAAAACGAAACTCCATCACACTCACTTATAGAAGATTGTATGCTGCTTGCAAACAAGGCTGCTGCAAAAAGGATTAAAAAAGGAATTTTTAGAAATCACGGAGTTGCTGATATCAAAAAAATACACAAATTATTGGATGATTTAAGTATTTTTGGGCTTAATTTTAGTTATGAAAGCGATTTAGTTAAATTAATTGCAAAAATTCAAGCCAAAAGCAGTGAAATGGGAATAAGAGAAGAGGTTGATAAGCTTATCATAAAAGCACAAAAAAGGGCAGAGTATTCACATGAATGTTACGGGCATTTTGGTTTAGGATTTAAAGAATATTCTCATTTTACAAGTCCGATAAGAAGATATACAGATCTAATTTTGCACCGCCTTTTAAAAGCAAACGCAAACAATGATCATAAAAAATTTAACTACCTTCTTTTAAATATAGAAGATACATGTTTAGCTTTAAATGAACTTGAAAGAGAAGCCGATAAAGTAGCATTTGATTTTATGGATAGGAAATTTGCAAGATGGGCTAAGGATAAGATAGGCGAGGTTTTTAAATGTTATATAAGCTCAAATGATAAAATTTGCGTTGCAAAACTTGATGATGAGATAAAAGGTGCGAGAATTTATATAAATAATTATAGTTGCGATTTGTTACAAAAAGTTATGGTAAAAATCACTGAAGTTGATATAGCATCAACAAAAATTATCGGTAAAGTAGTTGAAAAATTAAATGTATAAAAAAGAATTCGAAACTCTCTTAAACTCTTCAAAATTTCCAAACTATTTTTTAGTTTTTGGTAGCGATGATTATCAAATAGATGAGTATAGTGCAGAGATTTTAGAATTATATGGCAAAGATGAAAGTACGCAAATTTACTATGACGAATATGATTTTAATGTGGCAAAATCTGTTCTTTTAGAGCCAAATTTATTTAGTTCAAATTCTGTTTTGCATATAAAAAGAGATAGCAAAATACCAAAAAAAGAGCTTGAAGTTTTGGTAAATGCTTGCAAAAAAAATAGTGATTGTAAATTTTTATTTGAGTTTTATGAGGGCGATATGAAAATCGCACTTGAAAGCACAAAGGTTTTTGGTCAAAATTTTGTTAGATTTTTTGCACCTAGCAACCCAAATGAAGCTGTGTCTTTGCTTGCAAAAAAAGCCCAAAAACTTCATCTTGATATAACAACTTCGGCACTTTATCAAATTTATAGTATCCATAATGAAAATTTATATCTTAGTGCAACAGAGCTAAATAAATTATCAAATTTAGGAAAAAAGATAGACGAACAGATGGTTAAGGATTTAGTTTTTGGTTTAAGTCCTGTAAGTTTTGATGAAATTTTTAATAAATTAATAGAGTTAAAAGATTTTAAAGATGACTTTTTTTTATGCTTTGAGAGTGCAAATTTTAATGAAATATCGTTTTTAAATTCTATTTATCTTTCTCTTTTTAGACTTTTTAAAATACATTCTTATGTAAAAAGCAATGGAACTTTTGATATAAAAGCTGCTATTGGTTACGCACCCCCTCCGAATATAGCTAAATTTTTACAAACACAGGCTTTAAAATTAAGCTTAAATACATTCAAAGAACTTTTTATGTTTTTAAATGGTGTAGAATTCGAACTAAAAACTGATTCAAATTTAGAAAAAAAATATTTTCTTTTATCTTCTTTGATTAAGTTTCAAGAGATAATTTATATAAACAGCAAAAATTAAGTAAATTTAGTATATAATAATAGCTTGTCTAAATAGACAAAAATCCCTTGCCCACAACAAAAAAGTTGTGAGCTATAATATCCACAAGGAGAAAAAATGAGACATTATGAGGTTTTGTTCATCTTAAAGCCTACGCTTACAGAAGATGAAGCAAAAGCAAAGCTTGACTTCGTAAAAGAAGTTATAACAAAAAATGGTGGCGAAATCGCTTCAGTAATCGAAATGGGAACAAGAAAACTTGCTTATACCATAAAAAAATATGATCGTGGCAATTATTTTGTAATCTATTTTAAAGCACCAGCTAATCTAATAGCCGAACTTGTAAGAAATCTTAGAATAACTGAAGAAATTATAAGATTTTTAACAGTTAAATATGAAAATAAATTAGAAATTTCTGCATGGGAAAAGTTAAGTAAAGGTATCAAATTTAGCGAAATTGCTAAAAAAGAGAGATCTCAAAAAGAACCAAGAACCCCAAAAGAACCAAAAGAAAACCAGGAACAAGAACCAAAAGAAGAAAATTAAGGATAAGTTATGTTTAACAAAGTAGTTTTGGTAGGTAATTTAACTAGAGATATAGAACTTCGCTACTCTACTAGCGGTTCTGCGATAGGCAATAGTGCCATTGCAGTAACTAGAAAATATAGCACTCAAGGTGGTGAGAAAAGAGAAGAAACATGCTTTGTTGATATATCTTTTTTCGGAAGAACTGCAGAAATTGCCAATCAATATCTATCTAAAGGTTCTAAACTACTTGTTGAAGGTAGACTTAAATTCGATCAGTGGACGGATAATAACGGACAAAATAGAAGTAAGCATAGCATAGTAGTAGAAAATATGGAGATGCTAGGCGGTGGAAATAACAACCAGCAAGGTGGTGGATATTCTCAAAATTATGGTAACCAAAATTATCAAAATGGTGGTTATTCGCAAAATTATAACAATCAAAATAGACAAAGTCAAAATAGCTATTCACAAGGTTTTTCTCAAACAACTAATAGGGCTCAGTCTAAACCTCAAGATAATTATTACGATGATTTTGAAGAAAAAATCCAAGAAATCGATGTCGATTCTGATAAATTTGACAGCGGCGATGATGAAATACCATTTTAATCAAGGAAAATACAATGGCAGAAAAAAGAAAATATTCTAAAAAATATTGCAAATATACAGAAGCAAAAATTGAGTTTATCGATTATAAAGATACAGCATTATTAAAATATTGCCTTTCAGAGCGTTTTAAAATTATGCCAAGACGCTTAACAGGTACATCTAAAAGATATCAAGAGATGGTTGAAAAGGCTATAAAAAGAGCTAGACAAGCAGCTATCATACCTTATATAGTTGATAGGGATGATGTAGTTGCAAATCCTTTTGAAGGTCTTTAATACCATTGTTAGCTCTTTATATAAAGAGCTAACTCATCTGACAAAAGATAATTTTTATTATAAAAAATTTCGTTTTTTAACTCAAGTTTTTGGTTTTCAACTAAAAATTCTGCGTTTTTAACCTCTTTTTCATTTAATATACTTTTATTTACACCCACAATACTTCGCAAACCTAGAAATATTTTTTCAAATTTTATATCTTCGGGTGATAAATTTTCTACTATTTTTTTTGTTGGATTTTGTATGTATTCATTTATATTTTTTTGATTAAAATATCTTTTAGTATCTATGCATCCTACCGAAAATGCACCAAGCCCAATATAATTTTTTAATTTCCAGTATCCAAGATTGTGTTTGCAAATATTGCCAAAATTTGATATTTCGTATTGTTTGAAACCTAAATTTGTAATTCCTTCTATAAAAAATTTAGCCAAATTTTCATCATCTTTTGCATAATCTATCTTTTTATAAAAAGGTGTATTTTCTTCTAGTGTTAAAGAATATGCACTAACATGCGTTATATTTAATTTTTTTAAATTTTCAAGCTCTACGCAAAGTGAATTTTTATTATCTTCTTTGCTGCCATACATTAAGTCTATATTTATATTTTCAAAACCTGCTTTATTCGCATTGTTTATGGCATTAAATATATCTTTTGAGCTATGAATTCGCCCTAAAAATTTAAGTTTTTTTTCTATAAAACTTTGAGCTCCAAAACTTACTCTGTTTACCCCATAGCTTTTCATATCTTCTAGCCAATTAAATGTAGCTGAGTTTGGGTTTGCTTCAACTGTTATTTCGGCACTTGTATCTAAATATTTTTCAACTATTTTAAAAAGTTTTTCATAATGCTTACTATTAACCACGCTTGGTGTCCCGCCACCTATAAAAATAGTTTGTATTTTTATATCTTTTAAGCTAGTTATAGTGTGTTCAAATTCTCTTTTTATAGCATCAAAATACGCTTTTATTGTATCGTTGTTATAAGAAACGCTTGAGCCGAAAGAACAATAAGGGCATTTTTTTTCACAAAACGGAATATGTATATAAAGTAGCAAATTATTTTCCAAAAGTTTATTTTTATTATAACCAAATAACTAAAATTTAATCTATTTTTCGCTAAAATTTAATCAAATTGATAAAACAAGTTGGAGTTATGGCAGAAAAAAAGTATAGACCAAATGTTGCTGCGGTGATTCTTTCTCCATCTTATCCTTTTAAGTGTAATATTTTCATAGCAAAAAGAAATGATATGGAAAATATTTGGCAGTTTCCACAAGGTGGAATCGATGATGGCGAGAGCGCTAAAACAGCTCTTTTTAGGGAATTAAAAGAAGAAATTGGTACAAATAATATAGAGATAATTGGAGAATATCCAGATTGGCTTAGTTATGACTTTCCAGGACATGTCTGTGCAAAGATGTATCCCTTTGATGGTCAAACTCAAAAGTACTTTTTGGTTCGTTTAAGATCTCTACAAAATATAAATACAAATACTAAACATCCAGAATTTGTAGATCATAAATTTGTGCCTGTAGATAAAATTTTTGATTATATAAAACACTTTAAAAGACCGATTTATGGTAAAGTGATACAGTATTTTAAAAAGGAAGGATTCATTTAATGTTAATTGTTCAAAAATATGGTGGAACAAGCATGGGAACGCTTGAGCGTATAGATGAAGTTGCCAAAAGAGTCATAAAATACAAAAACGAAGGACACTCTTTAGTTATTGTTGTTTCAGCTATGAGTGGTGTTACAAATAAACTTATTGAGTATGCTGAATTTTTTACAAAAAGACCTCAAGGCAGAGAAATGGATCAGCTTTTAAGTGCAGGAGAGAGAGTTACAAGTGCATTACTTAGCATAGCTCTTGTATCAAAGGGGTATGAAGCCATAACGCTTAGTGGAAGGCAGGCTGGAATTTTAACTGATAATCTTCACACTAAGGCAAGAATTCATTCTATAGATACAAGGAGAATGAAAAATGAACTTGATGCTGGAAAGATAGTGGTAGTAGCAGGTTTTCAAGGAGTTAATGAAAATGGAGATGTAACTACTCTTGGTCGCGGTGGAAGTGATCTTAGTGCCGTTGCTATAGCTGGTGCAATGGATGCTGACTTGTGTGAAATTTATACAGATGTAGATGGTGTTTATACAACAGATCCAAGGATTGAACCAAAAGCTAAAAAACTAGATAAAATAAGTTATGATGAGATGCTAGAGCTTGCAAGTCTTGGTGCAAAAGTTTTACAAAATAGATCAGTTGAACTTGCAAAAAAATTAAATGTAAATTTGGTAACTAGAAATAGTTTTAATGAAAATGAAGGAACACTTATAACAGGAGAGAATAATATGGAGGCAGTATTAGTTAGCGGTATAGCACTTGATAAAAATCAAGCTAGAGTAACAATAAGAGGAGTTGTTGATAAACCTGGAATTGCGGCTGAAATTTTTTCTGCTTTGGCAAAAAAAGATATCAATGTTGATATGATAATTCAAAATGTCGGTGTTGATGGAACTGCAAATATAGGCTTTACTATCCCACAAAATGAACTTGAGTTGGCAAAAGAAGTTATGAGTCAAACTGCACCTGCAAGTAAAATAGTATGCAATAGCGAAATAGTAAAAGTTTCTATAGTTGGTGTTGGTATGAAAAGTCATAGCGGGGTGGCTGCATTAGCCTTTAGCACACTTGCCAAAGAAGGCATAAATATACAAATGATTTCTACAAGCGAGATAAAAGTATCTATGATAGTTCACGAAAAATATGGTGAATTAGCTGTTAGAGCTTTGCATGATGCTTATAAACTGGATAAATAATATATGATGGATTTTTTTAAATGGACTTTGCAAGCCATAAGAGCTGAGGGTTCCATGAGTTGGATGGAAGAAAGAAGAGAAGAGTGGTCTCCTCTTCTTTCTTCAAGACTTAAGTTTTTACTTGATGGTAGAGTTTTTTTGTTAATTTGCGATGAGCAAAGAGAGTGGTTTTTGAGTTATTTTTTAACAAATATAAATAGGCGTTCAATTAGTGCATCACCTAGACCGCTTTTACCATTTTTTTCGCTAAAGTCAATTTATCCAAATTTAGATGATATTAGCTCAAAAGATGAAATGGCATTACTTGATGATCTTTTAGAGATAACTTTTCCAAACGGATTTATATATTTTTACATAGGAAGTAGTTCAAATAAAAGAGCTCAAGTTGCTAAAGGTCGTGATGATAGTTATATGTGGTTACTTGATGAACAATCTCAAAATGGTTTTTCTTTAAACTCAAAAGATGAAAATATAGATAGTAAATTTTTATCTCTTTATAGTCTTTTTGATAAGAGTGTAGAGGCGGCAGTTACTGCAAAGGTAAGTTTTTAAATGCAAAGCGAGATCATAATAAGCAATGATTTTGAAAGTATAAAAAATGAAATTTTAGCAAATTATGATATAAATGATATTAGATTTTTTGAAGTTGATGAATTTTTAGTAGAGGACGCAAGAGATATCATAAAAGAAAGCTATATAGCCGAAGTTAGCGAAAAGCTCATTGTCATAATGGCGAAAAGCTATAGAATTGAGGCTCAAAATGCACTTTTAAAAATTTTAGAAGAGCCACCTAAGAATATATTTTTTTGCATTGTAACAACTTCTAAAAGTTTGCTTCTTCCTACGATCAAATCTCGCCTTGTTATAAAAAATAGATTGAAAAAAATTCAAAGAAGTGAGATAGGTTTAAATTTAAAAAAACTTGAGTTAAAAGAAATTGTAGAATTTATAGATGAAAAATCAGCTTTACAAAGATCAGATAAACTCGATAAAAACGAACTTTTAAAGCTTTTTGATGATATTTTATATGCAGCATTTATACAGGGTATAAATTTTTCTGCAAATGAACTTGAATACTTTTATAAGTTATCCACACTAATCACATTAAATGCAAAACCACATACTATTTTAACCCCACTTTTGCTAATGATATATAAAAAATAAAGGATATATTATGGAAATTTATAAAATAGACAATAATACAAATTTTGAAGAAATTTGTAAAATAATAAAGCCATATAAAATCGGTATCCAAAAGATGAAAAAAAAGGCAAATTTAAATTTGTTTTTGATTAAAAATATTAAAGCCCCAGCTGCAAATATCTTAAAACAAGACGCACTGAGTATAGGTGCTGAGCTTGTGTGTAATCACACGACAATACTAGGAAATGGACTTAGTACAGCTTTACTTATAGCAAATGATAAACAGATAGAAGAGTTGGTAAAAAAAGAAGCTATCCAAGACTTTGAACTTAAAAAATTATCAGTTTTTTTAAAATATAAATTTATAAAGCCAACCAAACCAGATATAATGGGAGTTGTAAATATAAACAAAGATAGCTTTAATGAAGCTAGTAGAGTAAGCAGTGAAACATCTATTGCTAGAATAGAGCAATTTATAAACGATGGTGCTACTTATATCGATATAGGCGGTGTTAGCTCAAGACCTGGAAGTGAGTATTGTGGCTCTAAAGAAGAGTTTGCAAGGATAGAAAAAACTATAAAAGATATTTATAGATTAAAATTATATGAAAAGGCTAAATTTAGTTTAGATAGCTTTGATCCTTATTGTTTGGAGTTTTGCTTAGATCACGGATTTAAAATGATAAACGACATAACTGGAGATACGACTTTATGCAAACTTGCGGCGAAGTATGATGTAGAGTATTGTTTGATGCATATGCAAGGAAATCCTAAAAATATGCAAGAAGATCCAAAATATGATGATTTGATGAACGATATGGATAAATTTTTTGAAAATAAGATAGAAGAATGTTTAAATTATGGTGCTAAAAAACTTGTTTTAGATGTTGGTATTGGATTTGGAAAAAGTGCTAGTGATAATATGCTTCTTATAAAGCATTTAGAGCATTTTTTACATTTTGGATATCCACTTTTTGTAGGAGCGAGCAGAAAAAGTGTGATAAATTATTATTCTAAAAGTGAAATTAAAGATAGACTTTCAGGAAGTTTGTATTTGCATTTAAAAGCGTTTGAAAACGGAGCAACTATCATAAGAACACATGATGTTAAAGAGCATGTTCAAATGTTTAAAATGCATAAAGTTATGAATGAATTATCTTTGTGGTAAATAAAATGGATAAAAATCAATACAAAAATGCTGTAGAAACGCTAAATTTATGGGCAAAAGCTTATTATACATTAGATAATCCAATCGCAACAGATGATGAGTATGATAAGCTGTACCATGAAGTGCTTGAGTATGAAAACGCTCATGAAGATGAGATTTTAGCTTATTCTCCTACATTAAGAGTAGGTGGAGCTATAAGTGAAAAGTTTGAAAAATCAGCCCACATAGCACCAATGTGGTCAATGGAAGATATTTTTAATAATGACGAGCTTATTGCTTGGATAAATAGGGGTTTGAAATTTAACAACGATTTTTATGTTGAGCCTAAATTTGATGGTGCTAGTTTAAATTTATTATATGAAGATGGAATTTTGGTTAAGGCTACAACAAGAGGCGATGGCTTGATTGGAGAAAATGTAACTTTAAATGCAAAAACTATAACTTCAATTCCGCTTAAAATTGACTATAAAGAAAGCATAGAAATACGCGGAGAAGTTGTTATAAAAAAGAGTGATTTTGATCTTATAAATGATGAAAGAGCAAAAAATTCACAGCCTTTATTTTCAAATCCAAGAAATGCAGCCGCAGGAAGCTTAAGACAGCTTGATAGTAAAGTAACTGCCAGTAGAAAACTTATGTTTTTGCCTTGGGGTGTTGGGAATAATTCATTAAAATTTCAAAAGCATAGTGAGATTATGGCATTTATACGCTCTCTTGGTTTCGTGCAAGATGATTTTTTAAAAGTATGTAAAAATGCAGATGAGATACAAGACGCTTATAATAATCTTGTTTTAAATAGAGATAAAAAGCCTATCATGATGGATGGTATGGTTATAAGAGTTGATGATTTGCAAAAATGCACAGAGCTTGGATATACTGTTAAGTTTCCAAAATTTATGGTTGCTTATAAATTCCCAGCCATAGAAAAAGTTACCAAGCTTTTAGATGTTACTTTGCAAGTTGGAAGAAGCGGTGTTATAACTCCTGTTGGGGTTTTAGAGCCTGTGAATATAGATGGGGCAAATGTAAAATCTGCAACTCTTCATAACTTTGATGAGATTGAGCGTTTAGGGCTTATGAAGAATGATTTTGTAAATATTATAAGAAGTGGCGATGTGATACCAAAAATTACAAATGTTTTTAAAGACAGGAGAGATGGTTCGCAAAGTAAAATTTATAGACCTGAGTTTTGTCCTGTGTGCTCTTCAAAACTGCTTGATGAGGGTGTGTTTATCAAATGTCAAAATATTGATTGTAGGGCTAGAGTTATAAATTCTATTATATATTTTGCATCTAAAACTTGTATGGATATAGATGGTCTTGGAGATGCTATAGTTGAACTTCTTGTAAATAGTGGTAAAATCAACTCTATTTCAGATATCTACACACTTAAAGATGAGGATTTTAGGGATTTAGATGGATTTAAAGATAAAAAGATAACAAATCTTTTAAATGCGATAGAAGATAGCAAAACAAGAGAACTTGAACGTTTTATAACTTCTCTTGGGATAGAACATATTGGCATTGTAGCTGCTAAAAAGATAGCCAAGACATATTCTAATGATTGGTTAAATTTGAGTTATAATGATCTGCTTAGTTTAGATGGTTTTGGCGAAATAATGGCAAAGAGTTATATTCAGTTTATATCTATAAACAGACAAAAAATAGAAAATTTACTCAGTTTTATAACTCCAATTACAAAAGAGCAGGGCATTATAAATAATGCATTTACTGGAAAAACTATAGTTATAACTGGAACTTTAAGTAAACCTAGAGATGATTTTAAAAGAGAACTTGAAAGTTTTGGTGCAAAAGTTACAAACTCAGTTTCTAAAAAAACTGATTATGTTTTATATGGAGATGAAGCTGGAAGTAAGTTTGATAAAGCAGTTAATCTTGGCCTAAAAACGATAAATGAAGACGAATACGAGAAACTTTGTGAGATTTGATCAATTTGTCGCAAATAAGCTAAGTATCAGTAGAAATAAAGCGTTAAATTTAATAAAAGAAGATAAAGTTTTTTTAGATGGTAAATTATCAAATTCTCCAAGTGCTAATGTAATTAGCGGGGAAATATCACTAAATGAACAAATTTTTGTATCAAGAGGAGCTTTAAAATTAAAGCCATTTTTAAAAGAACTTAATTTAAATTTTAATTCTATGAATGCGCTTGATGTAGGAAGTTCAACTGGTGGGTTTGTAGAAATTTTGCTTCAAAATGGTGTAAAAAGCGTAACTGCTCTTGATGTGGGTACAATGCAGCTTGATAAAAATTTAAGAAATGATAGCAGAGTTGTAGTTATGGAAAACACAGACATTAGGGATTTTAAAAGCGAGGTTAAATTTGATATCACAACTTGCGACGTGTCTTTTATATCGCTTAAAAATATAATGCAAAATTTAAAAAATTTAACAGAAGGTATCATAATAACGCTTTTTAAACCGCAATTTGAAGTGGGAATTTTTGCAAAAAGAAATAAAAAAGGCGTTGTAACGGATCAAAAAGCTATAATATTTGCTAGAAGAGATTTTGAGTTATTTTGTATAAATTTAGGACTTGAAATTATTTTAACAAAAGAGTGCAATATAAGTGGAAAAAACGGAAATAAAGAGTATTTTTATGCATTTAGACAAATTTGATATAGATTCTATTGCGATTGGAACTTTTGATGGAATTCATAAAGGTCATAAAGAACTTTTAAAAAAACTTACCAAAAAAGGCGCTTTGCTTGTTATACAGATGTATAAGAAGTGTTTAACTCCTGGTGCAAAAAGATCACAATACTCTAAATTCCCATGCTTTTATTATGATTTTGAGCTAATAAAAAATATGAGCGGGGATGAGTTTATAAACGCACTTTGCAATGATTTTGTAAATTTAAAAACAATAGTCGTAGGCTGTGATTTTAGATTTGGTAAAAATAGAGCTTGTGATACGATTGATTTAAAAAATTTTTTTAGTGGAGAAACTATAGTTGTTGATGAATTTAAAATAGATGGAATCGGTGTTCATAGCTCAAATAT is a window encoding:
- a CDS encoding RNB domain-containing ribonuclease → MKSFLKKLLSGVKESEVSLAHREILRNLENLNVVTLHKNRYYQNNGFVIGRLDISSNQTGYIKTYDEKIKKDIIVESRDLNGAHIGDIVVAKLMKGKKLKAKVSMILKAKIKTSVVYTKSFGGTILGVNIATMLSSQLKASQKSLKELPLGTLLKIDNITNEIVDVIGNINDPSCDMDISLALYNKHKDFPDICQTQALSWGNKVDKNFYQDRVDLTHLPFCTIDPIDAKDFDDAIYFDKINNQIYIAIADVSHYVEPYTPIDKEAKERGFSIYFPHIAIPMLPRSLSENICSLKPNEDRLAYCFKITLDENLNAKKEELFEAIINSKRRYNYDEVDEILESKKAKESEISSWLLPLFEVTKKLKENRLKNGFDFRSKDLRMILDDNFALKSTPFENETPSHSLIEDCMLLANKAAAKRIKKGIFRNHGVADIKKIHKLLDDLSIFGLNFSYESDLVKLIAKIQAKSSEMGIREEVDKLIIKAQKRAEYSHECYGHFGLGFKEYSHFTSPIRRYTDLILHRLLKANANNDHKKFNYLLLNIEDTCLALNELEREADKVAFDFMDRKFARWAKDKIGEVFKCYISSNDKICVAKLDDEIKGARIYINNYSCDLLQKVMVKITEVDIASTKIIGKVVEKLNV
- the holA gene encoding DNA polymerase III subunit delta, translating into MYKKEFETLLNSSKFPNYFLVFGSDDYQIDEYSAEILELYGKDESTQIYYDEYDFNVAKSVLLEPNLFSSNSVLHIKRDSKIPKKELEVLVNACKKNSDCKFLFEFYEGDMKIALESTKVFGQNFVRFFAPSNPNEAVSLLAKKAQKLHLDITTSALYQIYSIHNENLYLSATELNKLSNLGKKIDEQMVKDLVFGLSPVSFDEIFNKLIELKDFKDDFFLCFESANFNEISFLNSIYLSLFRLFKIHSYVKSNGTFDIKAAIGYAPPPNIAKFLQTQALKLSLNTFKELFMFLNGVEFELKTDSNLEKKYFLLSSLIKFQEIIYINSKN
- the rpsF gene encoding 30S ribosomal protein S6; translated protein: MRHYEVLFILKPTLTEDEAKAKLDFVKEVITKNGGEIASVIEMGTRKLAYTIKKYDRGNYFVIYFKAPANLIAELVRNLRITEEIIRFLTVKYENKLEISAWEKLSKGIKFSEIAKKERSQKEPRTPKEPKENQEQEPKEEN
- a CDS encoding single-stranded DNA-binding protein; protein product: MFNKVVLVGNLTRDIELRYSTSGSAIGNSAIAVTRKYSTQGGEKREETCFVDISFFGRTAEIANQYLSKGSKLLVEGRLKFDQWTDNNGQNRSKHSIVVENMEMLGGGNNNQQGGGYSQNYGNQNYQNGGYSQNYNNQNRQSQNSYSQGFSQTTNRAQSKPQDNYYDDFEEKIQEIDVDSDKFDSGDDEIPF
- the rpsR gene encoding 30S ribosomal protein S18 gives rise to the protein MAEKRKYSKKYCKYTEAKIEFIDYKDTALLKYCLSERFKIMPRRLTGTSKRYQEMVEKAIKRARQAAIIPYIVDRDDVVANPFEGL
- the hemW gene encoding radical SAM family heme chaperone HemW, with the protein product MLLYIHIPFCEKKCPYCSFGSSVSYNNDTIKAYFDAIKREFEHTITSLKDIKIQTIFIGGGTPSVVNSKHYEKLFKIVEKYLDTSAEITVEANPNSATFNWLEDMKSYGVNRVSFGAQSFIEKKLKFLGRIHSSKDIFNAINNANKAGFENINIDLMYGSKEDNKNSLCVELENLKKLNITHVSAYSLTLEENTPFYKKIDYAKDDENLAKFFIEGITNLGFKQYEISNFGNICKHNLGYWKLKNYIGLGAFSVGCIDTKRYFNQKNINEYIQNPTKKIVENLSPEDIKFEKIFLGLRSIVGVNKSILNEKEVKNAEFLVENQKLELKNEIFYNKNYLLSDELALYIKS
- a CDS encoding RNA pyrophosphohydrolase, with product MAEKKYRPNVAAVILSPSYPFKCNIFIAKRNDMENIWQFPQGGIDDGESAKTALFRELKEEIGTNNIEIIGEYPDWLSYDFPGHVCAKMYPFDGQTQKYFLVRLRSLQNINTNTKHPEFVDHKFVPVDKIFDYIKHFKRPIYGKVIQYFKKEGFI
- a CDS encoding aspartate kinase translates to MLIVQKYGGTSMGTLERIDEVAKRVIKYKNEGHSLVIVVSAMSGVTNKLIEYAEFFTKRPQGREMDQLLSAGERVTSALLSIALVSKGYEAITLSGRQAGILTDNLHTKARIHSIDTRRMKNELDAGKIVVVAGFQGVNENGDVTTLGRGGSDLSAVAIAGAMDADLCEIYTDVDGVYTTDPRIEPKAKKLDKISYDEMLELASLGAKVLQNRSVELAKKLNVNLVTRNSFNENEGTLITGENNMEAVLVSGIALDKNQARVTIRGVVDKPGIAAEIFSALAKKDINVDMIIQNVGVDGTANIGFTIPQNELELAKEVMSQTAPASKIVCNSEIVKVSIVGVGMKSHSGVAALAFSTLAKEGINIQMISTSEIKVSMIVHEKYGELAVRALHDAYKLDK
- a CDS encoding HobA family DNA replication regulator, coding for MMDFFKWTLQAIRAEGSMSWMEERREEWSPLLSSRLKFLLDGRVFLLICDEQREWFLSYFLTNINRRSISASPRPLLPFFSLKSIYPNLDDISSKDEMALLDDLLEITFPNGFIYFYIGSSSNKRAQVAKGRDDSYMWLLDEQSQNGFSLNSKDENIDSKFLSLYSLFDKSVEAAVTAKVSF
- a CDS encoding DNA polymerase III subunit delta', producing MQSEIIISNDFESIKNEILANYDINDIRFFEVDEFLVEDARDIIKESYIAEVSEKLIVIMAKSYRIEAQNALLKILEEPPKNIFFCIVTTSKSLLLPTIKSRLVIKNRLKKIQRSEIGLNLKKLELKEIVEFIDEKSALQRSDKLDKNELLKLFDDILYAAFIQGINFSANELEYFYKLSTLITLNAKPHTILTPLLLMIYKK
- the folP gene encoding dihydropteroate synthase, which translates into the protein MEIYKIDNNTNFEEICKIIKPYKIGIQKMKKKANLNLFLIKNIKAPAANILKQDALSIGAELVCNHTTILGNGLSTALLIANDKQIEELVKKEAIQDFELKKLSVFLKYKFIKPTKPDIMGVVNINKDSFNEASRVSSETSIARIEQFINDGATYIDIGGVSSRPGSEYCGSKEEFARIEKTIKDIYRLKLYEKAKFSLDSFDPYCLEFCLDHGFKMINDITGDTTLCKLAAKYDVEYCLMHMQGNPKNMQEDPKYDDLMNDMDKFFENKIEECLNYGAKKLVLDVGIGFGKSASDNMLLIKHLEHFLHFGYPLFVGASRKSVINYYSKSEIKDRLSGSLYLHLKAFENGATIIRTHDVKEHVQMFKMHKVMNELSLW